The genomic segment ACTGAGCCCAGAATCACTGACCCCAGAATCACAGAACCCAGATCAATGACCTCAGAATCACTGACCATGGAATCAGTGACCCTGGAAACAGAGACCCAGAAACAATGATCATGGAATCAGTGATCCTGAAATCAGTGAGCCCAGAATCATTGCCCCCGGAATCAGTGATCCCAGAATCCCTGGCCCCAGAATCAATGACTTGGGAATCAGTGACCCTGGAATAACAGACCCCAGAAACACTGACCCCAGAATAAGTGGCCCCCGAATCTCAGAACCTGGATCAGTGACTTTGGAATCACGGAACCCGGATCAGCAATCCCAGAATCAGTGACTCTGGAATCACAGACCCCAGAATCACAGGCTCCAGAATCAGTGACCCCAGAATGGCTGGCCTTGGAATGAGTGACCCGAGAATCAGTGACCCCACAATCAGTGACCCCACAATCAGTGACCCCGGAATCAATGACCCCAGAATCACTGACCATGGAATCACTGACCATGGAATCTGTGAAATGGGAATCATTTACCTCAGAATCAATGACCCTGGATTCAGTGACCCCTGATACATCATCCCCGTGAATCAGTGACCCCTGATACATCAACCCCGGGAATCGCTGATCCCAGAATCAGTGACCCGAGAATTAGTGACCACAGAATCAGTGACCCCAGAATCACTGACCATGGAATCACTGACCCCGGAATAGTGAAACGGATCAGTGACCCCAGATCAGTGACCTCAGAATCAGTAGCCCCAGAATCAGTGACCCTCAAATCATGAACCAGGAATCACTGACCTTGGCATCACTGACCCTGGAATCACTGCCCCAGAATCACTGACCCTGGAATCACTGACTCCGGAATTGCTGACCTCGGAATCACTGACACCAGAATCAGTGATGCTGGGAATCACTGACCCTGGAAATCTCTGACTCATAAATCAGTGGCCCAGGAATCGCTGAACCGGGAATGATGATCCTGGGAACAGACAAAACCTAAAATCACTGACCCCGGGATCGCTGATTCCAGAAACAGGCACCGTGAAATCACTGACCCTGGAATCACTGACCCCGGGAATCATTGACCCAGGAATCGATGACTCCGGAATCACTGACCCCGGGAATCACCGACCCCGACCTGGAATCAGTGACCCAGGAATCAATGGCACTGGAATCACTGACCCGGAAATCATTGACCCAGGAATCAGTGAGCATGGAATCAATGAACCTGGAATCACTGACCGCAGAATCATTGACCCGGGAATCAGTGCCACCGGGAATCAGTGACCCTGGAGTCACTGACCCCGGTAATCAGTGACCCCAGAATTAGAGCCCTGGAATCACTGACCCCAGAGTCAATGACCCTGAATCACTGACACCAGAATCACTGACCAGGGAATCAGTGACCCTAGAATCATTGACCCCAGAATCACTAACCCTGGGAATCAGTGACCCTGGAAATCAGTGACCCCAGAATCAATGACCCCGGGAATCAGTGAGCCCGGGAAACAGTGGCCCCAGGAATCAGTGACCTCGGGAATCAGTGACCCTGGAAATCAGTGACCCCGGGAATCAGTAACCCCTGGAATCAATGACCCTGGGAATCAGTGACCCCGGGAATCACTGACCGAGAATCAGTGACCCTGGGAATCAGTGACCCTGGAATCAGTGGTCACCCTATGTTACATGATTGTTACTTTCCTACATTTGTGAAGTGATTCTATCCAGCTGCTTGTGGCAGTCATCTCAACCTCTCTTTGTTTAAAAACTGTATAAAAATGCCCTAAAAATAGTCAAATTTAAAATATTCGGTGCAGATCCTTCTGAGCTCACCATATAGTTTGTGGGACATTGGAGGAATCAGACATGAAAGCCCAAAGTTTGTTAAAGATTTTTAATTAATCTGGGAAACGTCTGAACATTTAGCTCCACTTCAGCCAGACTGAAGATCTACTGAATACTGACTAAAATAAATTGGATCATGTGTCTGAAATATCTGACAACTCTCTGGAAATAGTTGTACCACCGTCTTTGTTACTGAGCTCTGAAACATTTCAGAAAGGAAGATTTCATTGGCAAACCCTGGGCTGTCCAATAAGGCACATGGCCCAAGATGCACACAGCCAAACTGAGGAAAAACCAGGAGAGACTCCTAGTAAGTTTGAAGAAGCATTTTGTTGAGTTAACAAGTGTGGGGCCTCTGTAACAATATACATTCAGCCTGAAATTCTGCAATGGTCTCATACTGTCACTCCTCAAATAGGGGTGTGGGGAATgtaaagagagagacggagacaaaaGGGTAaaatgagagaggggagagggtgaaAATAAAGAGAGCGCGGGAAGGCAGATATGGGATTAAGAGCaaggaggggagacagagagagagaggtacgggagagggagggtagagggagaagggagaaagagagcatgggagaagggagagagaaggagggataCAAGCAATGGACAGAATGTCAGAAGTGTAGGGAAGATTTTATTTAACCATGTGGTGTATATTTGTAACCATTTCTCACCTAACATTCGAAAGTGAAGCAAACTAGATCGCTCCACATAATGATAATTCTTCAAACATTATCTCGGTGTACCCCCTTTCACTCCCCTGTTAACAGCCCCTGAAAGCAATGCCACATGCTGCTGGTCAGTTTGAAGGGCCTGCAACACCTTGTCCAACTTAACCTGGACTATAAGTGCTAACAAGCTATTCGGCCACAGAGGCATTATGGTCAAAGGTTGCTCCGTCCCAAGCTGCTCTTATACAAGTGCACTGGCTGGCTGCAGCCACTGGACTGGGGTCTGGGGTGTGAACTCTGCCAGATTCATCCATCATAGGCCCTGACTGTGGTATCAGATCACGCCTCTTGCTTCACTGAGCCCAAAGCGTGTATTGAACCTCTCCCCTTTGAAGATGGAACATGGAGGTGGAATGTCTCGGCAGGGAATAGGAAAGGGATAGAGTTGAGGACTGGAAATAGGGAGGAATATCCGAACTGCAATGAATATGATAATATAGAGAACCAGAAGAGAACATTGCAGTGAACCAGTGGTTGAGAAATAATGGCCTGGATTCTTGCATATCTGGAACATTGGATCACATTGTGGTTTTGCAAAAGACATGGATCCAGCCCTTGGTCTGTAACAGTGTAGGTAGCAgaggaggaacatatcagccatgatagaatggcggacagactcgatgggcccaatgacccaattctgcttctatatcttatgaactcATGCAGGACCTTACCTGTTTGTTATGGAATGTCAGGATAAGGGAGGGAAAGAAAGgaagaaaacaaaaaaaaagacatttgagttggccattcagcccctcgagccattcCCAGCAATCAATTGCAGCTGTAGTTAATTTCCAATTACTGCCTTTGCTCCCTATCCCTTGCTGCCTGTCCCTAACAATCCATCAATCTCAGTCTTAAAACCTCCCATTATATCAGAACCCACAGTTTTCTGAGGGAGTGAGTTTTAAATTTCTGATATACTTTGCATGGAAAAGTGCCTCCCGATATTGATCCTCAAGGCTCTTGTTCAGATTTAAGATGATTTACCCCTCATCCAGATTCCCCTTTGTGTGGTTGTAGTTTCTCTCCAGCTACCCACTCAAAcacttttaacattttaaacacctcgatcgtctcacctcttcctccctcaatcatagaatccctacagtgcagaaggaggccatttggcccatcaaatctgcatcgatCCTCCAAACGAGCACCCAACCTAGACACATTacccgcccccatcccccacattcgtaaccccgtaacctaacatacacagctttggatactaagggccgagttagcatggccgatccacctaactcaATACTCAAGAGGTCGTGAGCAGCATGTCCCCATAATTCAACCCTCTTTTTTCAATAATTTGACAAATCAATAAATAATGACaaataaggccagcatttattttccatccctaagtcagaagggggtggtgagccACTTTTAAGAtctacggcgccaatcagacgggcatcgcgctggcccaaaggtgcggaatgctccgcatctttggcggcctagccccaacattgaggggctaggccgacgccggagggatttccgccccgccagctggcggaaatggcgtttgtttccccgccagctggcgcggaaatgcggcgcatgcgcaggagcgtcagcggccgctgtcagtttcccggcgcatgcgcgggagcgtcagcggccgctgtcagtttcccgcacatgcgcagtggggagagtctcttctgcctccgccatggtggaggccgtagcggaggcggaagggaaagagtgcccccacggcacaggcccgcccgcggatcggtgggccccgatcgcgggccaggccaccgtgggggcaccccccggggtcagatcgccccgtgcccccccccaggacaccggagcccgcccacgccgcctggtcccgccggtaaataccaggtttgatttacgccggcgggacaggcaatttctgggcgggacttcggcccatccgggccggagaatccagcggggggtcccgccaaccggcgcagcctgattggagaatggccgttggccgccgtgaatcccgcccccgcccccgccgaagtctccgctcccggagattgggcgggggcgggggcaggattcacggcggccaacggccattctccgacccggcggggggtcggagaatgacgccccccgtGTCATCCTGAGAAtggaccgtggcacagtggttagcactgctgcctcactgcgactgggacccgggttcaattctggcctcgggtggctgagtgcagtctgcacgttcacccctgtctctgcgtggggttcctccgggtgctccggtttcctcccacagtccaaagatgtgcaggttaggtggattggccatgataaattgccccttagtgtccaaaggttaggtggggttacggggatggggcgggggagtgggtctgggtagggtgctctttcagagggtcagtgcagactcgatgggccaaatggattccTTGCGCACTGTAGGATTCTTTGATTCTAAATCTGCATTGAGCCCACTTCAAACTgaatgggcgggtttctcccgcGCACCAAGGGCGGgaatctccgcgaaccggcggggcgggccacttcagcgccggggagtggcgtgaaccactctgtcgtcgggccgccccaagggtgtggaatcctccgtaccttcaggggctaggcaccttgaggggctaggccggcaccggagtgtttggcgccacgtcaaccggcgccgaagggcctccgctggccggcgcgagttggcgcatgcgcgggagcgccggggggtcggagaatcccgccccagatttctggtgcggcacaacattgggattctccatttcgctggctggtcaatggggtttcccattgtggggcagccccacgccatcgggaaaccgggCTGCCGgctaaacggagaatcccgacggcagagaattccgcccaatatatCCTACCTGAGGTGCAGTCACGAATACTCAGAACAAATCTCTCGATGTGGTACAAACCAAGGGTGCAGAAATTTACAAGTTCCCTTCTCCCGAAATTACCTGGAAGAAATAATCCAACAATTTCAGCTTTTCCAGCTCTGGGCTGTTGTCCCGGAAACACACTTCAGCCTTATCTTCACTGCATTGCCTGAAGACAGATGGGAACTGAGCCACGTGGAAGAGATAGGTGTCCAGGTACTGGTTGGCACCTTGGGGCAGAGAGATCTGCGGATCCCACCACACGACAGGCCTTGCtgatctgtccctgtatctggatGGCAGCAGGGGGGAATGTAGATGCCGCGCGACCACCGGCTGACTGACATGAAGGCCCAGAATTCTGTCCAAGTGGAAAGCCGCGACCTCCTGCAGGTCACCGAGCTCCTTCAGAACTCCACAAACTCCAGCTCTGCACTGGTCTCTGCTGCCCTCCACAGGAAGTGTATGGTTAATGCCCAAGACGACACGGACCATCTGCTTCCCCTTGGTCAGGCGGTCAACCTTCTGAACAAATCCTTCAGCAAGGAACTTTACCAACTGCGCGTCTCTCTGACTGAACCAAGTGGTGGGTTTGTTTGAGGGTGACCCCCCAAGGAAATCCATCGAGTGGAAAGTGCCGAACTGGGAACATTGCAAGTTGTTTTTTGCTGGTTTCTTTACTTCTTTCCTCTTCTTAACTTCTTGTCTTACTGGGGAATCCGCATTATTCTTCCTGCCTGATTTCTGAGTGGTGACCTTATCCATACCGTCTTGTGGAGCACCCACTATTTCATTGTCCTCTCCCAACCACTTCATACCACTTTTGCTTTTTGGCTTTCTGACTGGCCTGGCTTTGTAGGCCTTTTCATTTAGGTTTGACTCTATAATCTGCACAGAATCCCGAACAAAAAACTCCTTCCGTTTATATTTACTCTTTGGTTGTAAAACACTCTGGCGGACACCTCTGCCTTTGACTCCATTTGCTCTTGTGTAAGGCTGCTGAGTTCCCCGGCTATGGGGATTCCTCTCCATTGCCATTGAGGTGACATCCAATGTTTGCATTCTGCAAAGTAGGAGATACACAGATCCAAGCAGGCTAGCACATAGAAGCATTTTCTTCTTGTTCAGTCTCATACTTATCCGTCGCAGAGAAACCACAGGTGCAAAGAAAACGGTGAAGTTTTAAAATTCCGGTACAGTTTAAAGAACCGTTCAAGAATCAAGATTCACTTCAATTCTGCCTGTCGCTCCATCGCACTCTTTATTGGTTAAACGTAACCCCCGCATCCAAGGCAGAGCAATGAATATTTGGGAATTCTTAGAAGACGGTGACGCATTGAAGAAGCTGAGAtatttttatatatagaataatgaatGGTTGGGAGCTTCATGCAGATGAAATGTCACCAAGGGGTTCAGAGGATGATGAAAACTGCAAAGATAAAATCCACATGATATATATTCAAGTCCCAAAAGTAGATTACAGCCTTGATTTAATTGTGGGTAAATCTGTAACTCCAGGCAGCATAAGGCAATTCAACTTTAGGCAATAATTTACTCTTTCATGAAGATATTTTATGGAATTTTAAACCAGTGAAATTTATACCATGTACACAGTATGTTATATCAGTGTCGTGTAGCTACTGTTTGATGATATATATCTGTGTGGCATATACACTGTTTAATGGTATTTTATATCTGTGTggtataaacactgtttaatggtaTTTTATATCAGTGTGGTGTATGCACTGTTTAATGGTATTTTATATCAGTGTGGTGTATGCACTGTTTAATGGTATTTTATATCAGTATGGTATAAACACTGTTTTATGGTattttatatcagtgtg from the Scyliorhinus torazame isolate Kashiwa2021f chromosome 10, sScyTor2.1, whole genome shotgun sequence genome contains:
- the LOC140430757 gene encoding Golgi-associated kinase 1A-like, whose amino-acid sequence is MRLNKKKMLLCASLLGSVYLLLCRMQTLDVTSMAMERNPHSRGTQQPYTRANGVKGRGVRQSVLQPKSKYKRKEFFVRDSVQIIESNLNEKAYKARPVRKPKSKSGMKWLGEDNEIVGAPQDGMDKVTTQKSGRKNNADSPVRQEVKKRKEVKKPAKNNLQCSQFGTFHSMDFLGGSPSNKPTTWFSQRDAQLVKFLAEGFVQKVDRLTKGKQMVRVVLGINHTLPVEGSRDQCRAGVCGVLKELGDLQEVAAFHLDRILGLHVSQPVVARHLHSPLLPSRYRDRSARPVVWWDPQISLPQGANQYLDTYLFHVAQFPSVFRQCSEDKAEVCFRDNSPELEKLKLLDYFFQGDMQVNLASFGRDRNRRTINFNDLDWLPPNTMKTIASQCLPEMLLCSLYEDQEYWQSKGLSSILKLVDKVNKRAQALLKYIHENQPKPKKTLM